GTTGGCCTGCTCCGGTTGGAAGAGGTCACCCTGTCTGTCAGTTTGCGCGCTGTAACTGAAACCGTTCTGGTAGTTGGCGAAAACAGATAGCTGATCTTTGATCACCTGGTACACCGCGCCCAATTTGGGAGAGAAGGAGGATTTGCTGTAGTTGCCGGTAACGACGCCGTTCAGCATGTTGGTAGTGCCCTGGTTGTCCACCCTGTCCCAGCGCAGGCTTAGCATGAGCAGCAGGCGTTCCGTAAAATTGATCACGTCTGAGGCATAGATACCATAGCGGTCCAGGTGGCTCTTGTAGAAGTTGCGGGCCGCTGCAGTAGGCGTGGGGAACAGGGGGTAGATCTTTTCCATCATCAGGAAGGGAGTGGGAGCTGACGCGCTCACCGTATCGAGGATGAAGCGGGAGGTATAGGTGGGCTGCGTAATGTCAGCCAGGTAATCCACACCCGCCAGCACACGGTGTTTGATCGGGCCGGTATGGAAGGTGCCGTTCAGGTTCTGCTGGATCTGGACGGTATTGTAGTTGTGGCTGTACTTCTGGAGCGTCCGCGTGATGCTGTCTGTGCCGGGCCGCCAGGTGCCGGCGAACTGGTACTGGTTGCGGGCATTCACGCCGCCGGTGGAGAATACGGTGGTGGTGTTCCAGTTGCTGCTGATCTTGTAATTCATCTGTGCGAACACGTTGTAGCCGGGGAAAGTGGATACGAGATCGTTGGTGTAATAGGTGCGGTTGTAATACCTGCCCATCGCTTCCTTGTAATCCGTAACACCGGCTGCGGGGTTGAGGTAAGCGATGGAAGGTGTTCCCTGGTTGCGGAACATCTCAAGGTCTACGAGGAAGCTCAGCCGGTCATTGGCTTTGTAAGAGAAGGCGGCGGACAGGAAGTAGTTTCTTTTGAAGCCAGCTTCCTGGAAGCTTTCCACGCCATGTCTGCCGAAATTCACACGCAGCAGCGCCGTTTTTTCGTTGTTCAGCGGCGCATTAAGGTCGATGGTGATGCGGTTCAGGTTATAACTTCCCGCGGTCAGGCTGATGTCTGTTTTGAAGGTTTCAAAAGGCTTCTTAGTCACGCGGTTCACCAGCCCGCCGTAAGACACGGCGCCGGTGCCGAACAGTGTGCCGGAAGGGCCTTTGATCACTTCGATCCTTTCCAGGTTGGATACGTCTACCATGACCAGTTGATTGGCCATCATGCCATTGCGTATATAGTTCTGTGTACGGAAACCGCGGATGATGGTAGAGGTACGGCCATTGCTCACCGTTTCGGTGGAATTCACCCCGGCTGCGTTCTTGATCGCATCTTTATAATCGAGAATAACCTGCTCCTGCATCAGCTCAGCACCCACGATGTTGTACACCTGAGGGTTTTCCAGGTTTTTCAGTGGCATGCGCGCCACGTAATCCGTTTCTTTCTTCGCGAATTTGTTACGCCCGCCTGCCACGATCACTTCCTGCAAGGTTTGCCTGGAGACGCTGAGCCGGAGATCGGCTTCCACCGTCTGCCCCGCGGCTACGGTCACGGAACGGCTGGTTACATCATGCCCGGCTACAAAGGCTTCCACAACATATGTTCCGGGAGCGATATTGCGGAGTGTATAGGTCCCGCTTTCGCCGGTAATCGTCTGTTTACGGGAATCCTTCAAGCGGACGCCCACACCGGGAACCGGTGCGCCGTCTTCCGCTGTAACGTGACCTTTAATGGCGCCGTGTGCCGGATTCTGGGCTTGGGCATTCATGCTCAGGAGGACAAAAGACAGGCATGCCGTTGCCAATGCAATAACTCTCATAGTCAGTTTATAGTTTAGGAATATAGCGGGTATGCGACAATGGATGAGCATTGTATTGCCGCGGCAAAGGTAGCAGTCAAGTCCCGGGAAACGGGATCGAATCCGGAATTTGATTTATGCAATCGGGAAAATGAGGTAATGGGGCTACGGAATCAGTTGAAAGCCTGCCTGAATTCCAAAGGAGAGCATTTTGTCTTTGCTTTAAACAGTTTGCTGAAGGATTGCGGGTGTTCAAACCCCAATTCATAGGCGATCTCGGAAACGGATAAGCTGGTCGTGGAGAGTTTCTCCTTCGCCTTTTCTATCAGTTTTTCGTGTATATGTTGCTGGGTGCTTAACCCTGTGATCTGTTTCAATACGCTGCTTAAGTATTTGGCGGAAATGTTCAGTGAATCAGCAATGAACTGAACGGAAGGCAATCCTTTCGAGATCAATTCCTCATTGTTGAAGTAGTCTGATAATACACCATCCAGCTGTTCCAGTATCTCATAATTCTTCTTCTCCCGGGTGATAAACTGGCGGTTGTAGAACCGTTCAGCATAGCTGAGCAATAATTCGATCTGGCTGATGATGATCTTTTTACTGAAATTGTCGATGTTGGACAGGTATTCCTGCTGTATTTTCATCAGAATATCCGAAACGATCTGCTCTTCTTTTTCAGAAAGGAACAAAGCTTCATTGAGCGAATAATCAAAGAATGCATACTTCCGGATGGTTTTTGCGAGCGAGGTATTCCATAAAAAATCAGGATGGATGAGCAATATCCATCCTGAGGGTTTCTTTGTCAGCTCCTGGTCGTTCATCTCCACACGCAACACCTGGTTGGGCGCAAAAAATGACATCAGGCCTTCGTCAAAATCATATTCCAGCTGTCCGTAGCGGAACTTGCCCATCACATCTTTCTTCAGGGCGATGGAGTAAAAGTGCTGCAACCAGTGCGAGACACGATTCCCGTGATACATCGCTCCGTAATCCACCACACTGATCAGCGGATGTGCCGGTTTGGGCAAATGGTTCAACTCATGAAACTGGCTGATAGTAGTGATTTTAACTAATTCGCTCATATCCCAAAGTTAACAAAAATCAGATGTGCACACCTCCGGAAACCTCAATGCGCTGTGCATTGATCCA
This genomic stretch from Chitinophaga sp. XS-30 harbors:
- a CDS encoding AraC family transcriptional regulator, whose product is MSELVKITTISQFHELNHLPKPAHPLISVVDYGAMYHGNRVSHWLQHFYSIALKKDVMGKFRYGQLEYDFDEGLMSFFAPNQVLRVEMNDQELTKKPSGWILLIHPDFLWNTSLAKTIRKYAFFDYSLNEALFLSEKEEQIVSDILMKIQQEYLSNIDNFSKKIIISQIELLLSYAERFYNRQFITREKKNYEILEQLDGVLSDYFNNEELISKGLPSVQFIADSLNISAKYLSSVLKQITGLSTQQHIHEKLIEKAKEKLSTTSLSVSEIAYELGFEHPQSFSKLFKAKTKCSPLEFRQAFN
- a CDS encoding TonB-dependent receptor translates to MRVIALATACLSFVLLSMNAQAQNPAHGAIKGHVTAEDGAPVPGVGVRLKDSRKQTITGESGTYTLRNIAPGTYVVEAFVAGHDVTSRSVTVAAGQTVEADLRLSVSRQTLQEVIVAGGRNKFAKKETDYVARMPLKNLENPQVYNIVGAELMQEQVILDYKDAIKNAAGVNSTETVSNGRTSTIIRGFRTQNYIRNGMMANQLVMVDVSNLERIEVIKGPSGTLFGTGAVSYGGLVNRVTKKPFETFKTDISLTAGSYNLNRITIDLNAPLNNEKTALLRVNFGRHGVESFQEAGFKRNYFLSAAFSYKANDRLSFLVDLEMFRNQGTPSIAYLNPAAGVTDYKEAMGRYYNRTYYTNDLVSTFPGYNVFAQMNYKISSNWNTTTVFSTGGVNARNQYQFAGTWRPGTDSITRTLQKYSHNYNTVQIQQNLNGTFHTGPIKHRVLAGVDYLADITQPTYTSRFILDTVSASAPTPFLMMEKIYPLFPTPTAAARNFYKSHLDRYGIYASDVINFTERLLLMLSLRWDRVDNQGTTNMLNGVVTGNYSKSSFSPKLGAVYQVIKDQLSVFANYQNGFSYSAQTDRQGDLFQPEQANQWEGGVKADLFQSKLNVTLSAYDISVTDKLRADPEDPAFMIQDGTQQNKGFEVEVIANPFPGLNVLAGYGFNESEITKANANVGKRPARSGGKHMANTWISYRLMNGKLQGLGIGGGVFYNSETPFDDANTLFFPSYALVNGTVFYDRPGYRIGVKLDNISNTMYWGPWGEPQPPRNYAVNLVIKL